Proteins found in one Takifugu rubripes chromosome 15, fTakRub1.2, whole genome shotgun sequence genomic segment:
- the supt20 gene encoding transcription factor SPT20 homolog isoform X2: MQHVLEYALDRAEYIVESARQRPAKRRLSSGGRKSLHQKLYELYMEECEKEPELKNLRRNVNLLEKLVSQESVSCLVVNLYPGNEGYSLMLRGKNGSDSETIRLPYEEGELLEYLDAEELPPILVDLLEKSQVNIFHCGCVVVEVRDYRQSGNTKMPTYQSRHILLRPTMQTLICDVHAMTSDHHKWTQDDKLQLESQLILATAEPLCLDPSLSVTCTANRLLYNKQKMNTHSMKRCFKRHSRAALNRQQELSHLPMPPQLRLYDYLQRRKERKPPAVDLKISKIGNCVDTWKQNNCQLTVPKEIDVEKYAVVEKSLQLEDSQPTTVIWPAEEIVDDYTFECEVGGQAQKTKVSIFQSMGDPLVYGKIYCAKEQKAEEEHTDLKLIHPPFLIGSKIDADRFLTQYKGVYERDVKCQVKMSRNSGSVGQGPPSPTKDEGDGISPLVQTSVLGKGVKHRPPPIKMPSGPGSSSSGNLYSSQTTSGLLKCPTPPPAKGQALNRKHSLELGQVGLLSPASLSPMGSTQRSGTPKPSTPTPTNTPCSTPHPADSLCAPLSLPPTPSDPSVVQSQPQPALLTPFAQQQLALSQTLPVMTIPLPTMGTSITTGTTSSQVMANATGLNFINVVSSVCPQTLMSGSNPMLGPSLNLSGILPPGGLMPTMQPAAPTGNHFGLNSSAGLRPLNLLQIPTGPLIFNPLQQPQLSQFSPQQSQSATSSPQQQGEPSDQGSEQSLGNQQTAVINLGVGSFMSPQAAVLSQLGCGLDGSGPPLPSPRLQQQHQPQIQLQFLQHQMQQQQMAMGAAAPPGGAPPQHTASQPRSKRKRSMPQPLPKS, from the exons ATG CAACACGTTTTGGAATATGCATTGGATCGAGCCGAG TACATCGTTGAAAGTGCTCGACAGCGACCGGCCAAAAGAAGACTCTCctcaggagggaggaagagtctGCATCAGAAGCTCTATGAGCTCTACATGGAAGAGTGTGAGAAGGAGCCGGAAttaaag AATTTGCGGAGAAATGTGAATCTACTGGAAAAGCTGGTGTCTCAGGAGTCGGTTTCGTGTCTGGTCGTCAACCTTTACCCTGGGAACGAGGGCTACTCCTTAATGCTCAGGGGCAAAAATGGATCAG ATTCTGAAACCATCCGTCTGCCATACGAAGAAGGAGAACTGCTGGAGTACCTGGATGCTGAGGAGCTGCCTCCTATTCTGGTGGACCTGTTGGAAAAATCCCAG GTGAACATCTTCCACTGTGGCTGTGTAGTCGTGGAGGTGAGAGATTATCGGCAGTCTGGCAACACCAAGATGCCCACCTACCAGAGCAGACACATCCTGCTGCGGCCCACCATGCAG ACTCTGATCTGTGACGTCCACGCCATGACCAGTGATCACCATAAGTGGACACAG GATGACAAGTTACAGCTGGAGAGCCAGTTGATCTTGGCCACAGCTGAACCTCTGTGCCTGGACCCCTCCCTTTCTGTCACGTGCACGGCCAACCGTCTGCTGTACAACAAGCAGAAAATGAACACTCACTCTATGAAACG GTGTTTTAAACGCCACTCCCGAGCTGCCCTCAACCGCCAACAGGAGCTGTCCCACCTGCCCATGCCGCCACAGTTGAGGCTCTATGACTAccttcagaggaggaaggagaggaaacctCCTGCTGTGGACCTGAAGATCTCAAAGATTGGAAAT TGTGTTGACACGTGGAAGCAGAACAACTGCCAACTTACTGTACCAAAGGAAATCGAT GTAGAAAAATATGCTGTGGTGGAGAAatctctgcagctggaggactCTCAGCCCACTACGGTGATCTGGCCCGCAGAG GAAATTGTCGATGACTACACGTTTGAATGTGAGGTGGGGGGCCAGGCCCAGAAGACCAAGGTGTCCATCTTTCAGTCCATGGGAGACCCACTGGTTTATGGGAAGATTTACTGTGCTAAAGAGCAAAAGGCTGAAGAGGAACACACAGACCTTAAGCTCATACACCCCCC CTTCCTCATAGGCTCAAAGATAGATGCAGATCG GTTTCTTACTCAGTATAAAGGAGTGTATGAGAGAGATGTTAAGTGTCAGGTCAAGATGTCCCGTAACTCAGGCAGCGTGGGACAGGggcctccctcccccaccaaAGACGAG GGTGATGGTATTTCTCCACTGGTCCAGACGTCTGTCTTGGGGAAAGGGGTGAAGCACCGGCCCCCACCCATCAAAATGCCTTCAGGCccaggcagcagctcctcag GTAATCTATATAGTTCACAAACCACCAGTGGTCTTCTCAAGTGTCCTACGCCGCCTCCTGCCAAAGGTCAGGCCCTGAACAGGAAGCACTCCCTGGAGCTGGGTCAGGTGGGCCTGCTGTCTCCGGCCTCCCTGTCTCCCATGGGCTCCACCCAGA GATCGGGGACCCCCAAGCCATCCACGCCCACGCCTACGAACACGCCGTGCTCGACCCCACATCCTGCCGACTCCCTCTGTGCCCCCCTGTCGTTGCCCCCCACGCCGTCGGACCCTTCGGTGGTGCAGAGCCAGCCCCAGCCGGCCCTCCTCACACCCTTCGCTCAACAGCAACTGGCCCTGAGCCAGACGTTGCCCGTCATGACGATCCCCCTGCCCACCATGGGTACATCCATCACCACGGGAACCACCTCTTCACAAGTTATGGCGAACGCGACGGGGCTCAATTTCATCAACGTGGTCAGCTCTGTCTG CCCGCAGacgctgatgagcggctccaaCCCCATGCTGGGCCCCAGCCTCAATCTGAGCGGAATCCTTCCTCCTGGGGGGCTGATGCCCACCATGCAGCCAGCAGCACCCACTG GGAATCATTTTGGCCTGAACAGCAGCGCTGGGTTGAGACCCCTGAACCTTCTCCAG ATCCCCACCGGTCCTCTCATCTTTAatcctctgcagcagccgcagctgTCTCAGTTCTCCCCTCAGCAAAGTCAGTCGGCCACTTCCAGCCCCCAACAGCAGGGGGAGCCG AGTGATCAGGGTTCGGAGCAAAGCTTAGGAAACCAGCAGACAGCAGTCATCAACCTGGGGGTGGGGAGCTTCATGTCACCACAGGCAGCAG TGCTGTCCCAGTTGGGCTGTGGGCTGGACGGGTCTGGGCCCCCGCTGCCTTCTCCaaggcttcagcagcagcaccagccacAGATCCAA TTGCAATTCTTGCAGCAccaaatgcagcagcagcaaatggcTATGGGAGCAGCAGCTCCGCCGGGGGGGGCGCCGCCGCAGCATACCGCCAGCCAACCAAGAAgtaagaggaagaggagcatgcCGCAGCCTCTGCCCAAGTCCTGA
- the exosc8 gene encoding exosome complex component RRP43 encodes MAAGFKTADLLEYYRRFLKENCRPDGRVLLEFRPTTLNIGSISTADGSALVKVGNTTIICGIKAELATPTVEAPGKGYIVPNVDLPPLCSSRFRPGPPGEPAQACSQFIADLIESSEIIQTDDLCVERGKLCWVLYCDLMCLDYDGNLRDACVIALLAALKNTQLPEAVISTETHLPVVDLEKRHGLKVCKHPVASSFCIFDESTLIVDPTDEEENLSTARITVVTEEGDRLCAVHKPGGMSLSGQKLQECINRATVRQKEIQKLTDKVLSSVKTS; translated from the exons ATGGCGGCTGGTTTCAA GACTGCCGATCTTCTTGAATATTACAGAAGATTTCTG AAAGAAAACTGTCGACCAGATGGACGGGTGCTTCTAGAATTCAGACCAACCACACTGAATATAG GCTCCATATCCACAGCTGATGGTTCAGCGCTCGTCAAGGTTGGGAACACCACAATTATCTGTGGCATCAAAGCG GAGCTGGCAACCCCAACAGTGGAGGCGCCTGGGAAAGGTTACATTG TTCCCAATGTGGACCTGCCACCCCTGTGTTCGTCGCGCTTTCGGCCGGGCCCACCAGGAGAACCGGCACAGGCCTGCAGTCAGTTCATTGCTGATCTGATAGAAAG CTCTGAAATCATACAAACCGATGACCTGTGCGTCGAGCGAGGAAAG CTGTGCTGGGTGCTCTACTGCGACCTGATGTGTCTGGACTACGACGGGAATCTCCGGGATGCTTGTGTCATTGCCCTGCTGGCTGCTCTAAAGAACA CTCAGCTCCCAGAGGCTGTTATCAGCACGGAGACCCACTTACCCGTGGTGGATTTAGAAAAGAGGCATGGCCTGAAGGTTTGCAAGCACCCAGTGGCCTCTTCCTTTTGCATCTTTGATGA GTCCACACTGATCGTGGATCCCACGGATGAGGAGGAGAATCTGTCTACTGCTCGGATCACCGTGGTGACGGAGGAAGGGGATCGACTGTGTGCTGTACACAAACCAG GTGGGATGTCGCTGTCaggacagaagctgcaggagtgtATCAACAGAGCCACCGTGCGACAGAAAGAGATCCAGAAACTCACTGACAAAGTCCTCAGTAGTGTGAAAACATCATAA
- the supt20 gene encoding transcription factor SPT20 homolog isoform X3 gives MQHVLEYALDRAEYIVESARQRPAKRRLSSGGRKSLHQKLYELYMEECEKEPELKNLRRNVNLLEKLVSQESVSCLVVNLYPGNEGYSLMLRGKNGSDSETIRLPYEEGELLEYLDAEELPPILVDLLEKSQVNIFHCGCVVVEVRDYRQSGNTKMPTYQSRHILLRPTMQTLICDVHAMTSDHHKWTQDDKLQLESQLILATAEPLCLDPSLSVTCTANRLLYNKQKMNTHSMKRCFKRHSRAALNRQQELSHLPMPPQLRLYDYLQRRKERKPPAVDLKISKIGNCVDTWKQNNCQLTVPKEIDVEKYAVVEKSLQLEDSQPTTVIWPAEEIVDDYTFECEVGGQAQKTKVSIFQSMGDPLVYGKIYCAKEQKAEEEHTDLKLIHPPFLIGSKIDADRFLTQYKGVYERDVKCQVKMSRNSGSVGQGPPSPTKDEGDGISPLVQTSVLGKGVKHRPPPIKMPSGPGSSSSGNLYSSQTTSGLLKCPTPPPAKGQALNRKHSLELGQVGLLSPASLSPMGSTQRSGTPKPSTPTPTNTPCSTPHPADSLCAPLSLPPTPSDPSVVQSQPQPALLTPFAQQQLALSQTLPVMTIPLPTMGTSITTGTTSSQVMANATGLNFINVVSSVCSPQTLMSGSNPMLGPSLNLSGILPPGGLMPTMQPAAPTGNHFGLNSSAGLRPLNLLQQPQLSQFSPQQSQSATSSPQQQGEPSDQGSEQSLGNQQTAVINLGVGSFMSPQAAVLSQLGCGLDGSGPPLPSPRLQQQHQPQIQLQFLQHQMQQQQMAMGAAAPPGGAPPQHTASQPRSKRKRSMPQPLPKS, from the exons ATG CAACACGTTTTGGAATATGCATTGGATCGAGCCGAG TACATCGTTGAAAGTGCTCGACAGCGACCGGCCAAAAGAAGACTCTCctcaggagggaggaagagtctGCATCAGAAGCTCTATGAGCTCTACATGGAAGAGTGTGAGAAGGAGCCGGAAttaaag AATTTGCGGAGAAATGTGAATCTACTGGAAAAGCTGGTGTCTCAGGAGTCGGTTTCGTGTCTGGTCGTCAACCTTTACCCTGGGAACGAGGGCTACTCCTTAATGCTCAGGGGCAAAAATGGATCAG ATTCTGAAACCATCCGTCTGCCATACGAAGAAGGAGAACTGCTGGAGTACCTGGATGCTGAGGAGCTGCCTCCTATTCTGGTGGACCTGTTGGAAAAATCCCAG GTGAACATCTTCCACTGTGGCTGTGTAGTCGTGGAGGTGAGAGATTATCGGCAGTCTGGCAACACCAAGATGCCCACCTACCAGAGCAGACACATCCTGCTGCGGCCCACCATGCAG ACTCTGATCTGTGACGTCCACGCCATGACCAGTGATCACCATAAGTGGACACAG GATGACAAGTTACAGCTGGAGAGCCAGTTGATCTTGGCCACAGCTGAACCTCTGTGCCTGGACCCCTCCCTTTCTGTCACGTGCACGGCCAACCGTCTGCTGTACAACAAGCAGAAAATGAACACTCACTCTATGAAACG GTGTTTTAAACGCCACTCCCGAGCTGCCCTCAACCGCCAACAGGAGCTGTCCCACCTGCCCATGCCGCCACAGTTGAGGCTCTATGACTAccttcagaggaggaaggagaggaaacctCCTGCTGTGGACCTGAAGATCTCAAAGATTGGAAAT TGTGTTGACACGTGGAAGCAGAACAACTGCCAACTTACTGTACCAAAGGAAATCGAT GTAGAAAAATATGCTGTGGTGGAGAAatctctgcagctggaggactCTCAGCCCACTACGGTGATCTGGCCCGCAGAG GAAATTGTCGATGACTACACGTTTGAATGTGAGGTGGGGGGCCAGGCCCAGAAGACCAAGGTGTCCATCTTTCAGTCCATGGGAGACCCACTGGTTTATGGGAAGATTTACTGTGCTAAAGAGCAAAAGGCTGAAGAGGAACACACAGACCTTAAGCTCATACACCCCCC CTTCCTCATAGGCTCAAAGATAGATGCAGATCG GTTTCTTACTCAGTATAAAGGAGTGTATGAGAGAGATGTTAAGTGTCAGGTCAAGATGTCCCGTAACTCAGGCAGCGTGGGACAGGggcctccctcccccaccaaAGACGAG GGTGATGGTATTTCTCCACTGGTCCAGACGTCTGTCTTGGGGAAAGGGGTGAAGCACCGGCCCCCACCCATCAAAATGCCTTCAGGCccaggcagcagctcctcag GTAATCTATATAGTTCACAAACCACCAGTGGTCTTCTCAAGTGTCCTACGCCGCCTCCTGCCAAAGGTCAGGCCCTGAACAGGAAGCACTCCCTGGAGCTGGGTCAGGTGGGCCTGCTGTCTCCGGCCTCCCTGTCTCCCATGGGCTCCACCCAGA GATCGGGGACCCCCAAGCCATCCACGCCCACGCCTACGAACACGCCGTGCTCGACCCCACATCCTGCCGACTCCCTCTGTGCCCCCCTGTCGTTGCCCCCCACGCCGTCGGACCCTTCGGTGGTGCAGAGCCAGCCCCAGCCGGCCCTCCTCACACCCTTCGCTCAACAGCAACTGGCCCTGAGCCAGACGTTGCCCGTCATGACGATCCCCCTGCCCACCATGGGTACATCCATCACCACGGGAACCACCTCTTCACAAGTTATGGCGAACGCGACGGGGCTCAATTTCATCAACGTGGTCAGCTCTGTCTG CAGCCCGCAGacgctgatgagcggctccaaCCCCATGCTGGGCCCCAGCCTCAATCTGAGCGGAATCCTTCCTCCTGGGGGGCTGATGCCCACCATGCAGCCAGCAGCACCCACTG GGAATCATTTTGGCCTGAACAGCAGCGCTGGGTTGAGACCCCTGAACCTTCTCCAG cagccgcagctgTCTCAGTTCTCCCCTCAGCAAAGTCAGTCGGCCACTTCCAGCCCCCAACAGCAGGGGGAGCCG AGTGATCAGGGTTCGGAGCAAAGCTTAGGAAACCAGCAGACAGCAGTCATCAACCTGGGGGTGGGGAGCTTCATGTCACCACAGGCAGCAG TGCTGTCCCAGTTGGGCTGTGGGCTGGACGGGTCTGGGCCCCCGCTGCCTTCTCCaaggcttcagcagcagcaccagccacAGATCCAA TTGCAATTCTTGCAGCAccaaatgcagcagcagcaaatggcTATGGGAGCAGCAGCTCCGCCGGGGGGGGCGCCGCCGCAGCATACCGCCAGCCAACCAAGAAgtaagaggaagaggagcatgcCGCAGCCTCTGCCCAAGTCCTGA
- the supt20 gene encoding transcription factor SPT20 homolog isoform X1: MQHVLEYALDRAEYIVESARQRPAKRRLSSGGRKSLHQKLYELYMEECEKEPELKNLRRNVNLLEKLVSQESVSCLVVNLYPGNEGYSLMLRGKNGSDSETIRLPYEEGELLEYLDAEELPPILVDLLEKSQVNIFHCGCVVVEVRDYRQSGNTKMPTYQSRHILLRPTMQTLICDVHAMTSDHHKWTQDDKLQLESQLILATAEPLCLDPSLSVTCTANRLLYNKQKMNTHSMKRCFKRHSRAALNRQQELSHLPMPPQLRLYDYLQRRKERKPPAVDLKISKIGNCVDTWKQNNCQLTVPKEIDVEKYAVVEKSLQLEDSQPTTVIWPAEEIVDDYTFECEVGGQAQKTKVSIFQSMGDPLVYGKIYCAKEQKAEEEHTDLKLIHPPFLIGSKIDADRFLTQYKGVYERDVKCQVKMSRNSGSVGQGPPSPTKDEGDGISPLVQTSVLGKGVKHRPPPIKMPSGPGSSSSGNLYSSQTTSGLLKCPTPPPAKGQALNRKHSLELGQVGLLSPASLSPMGSTQRSGTPKPSTPTPTNTPCSTPHPADSLCAPLSLPPTPSDPSVVQSQPQPALLTPFAQQQLALSQTLPVMTIPLPTMGTSITTGTTSSQVMANATGLNFINVVSSVCSPQTLMSGSNPMLGPSLNLSGILPPGGLMPTMQPAAPTGNHFGLNSSAGLRPLNLLQIPTGPLIFNPLQQPQLSQFSPQQSQSATSSPQQQGEPSDQGSEQSLGNQQTAVINLGVGSFMSPQAAVLSQLGCGLDGSGPPLPSPRLQQQHQPQIQLQFLQHQMQQQQMAMGAAAPPGGAPPQHTASQPRSKRKRSMPQPLPKS; encoded by the exons ATG CAACACGTTTTGGAATATGCATTGGATCGAGCCGAG TACATCGTTGAAAGTGCTCGACAGCGACCGGCCAAAAGAAGACTCTCctcaggagggaggaagagtctGCATCAGAAGCTCTATGAGCTCTACATGGAAGAGTGTGAGAAGGAGCCGGAAttaaag AATTTGCGGAGAAATGTGAATCTACTGGAAAAGCTGGTGTCTCAGGAGTCGGTTTCGTGTCTGGTCGTCAACCTTTACCCTGGGAACGAGGGCTACTCCTTAATGCTCAGGGGCAAAAATGGATCAG ATTCTGAAACCATCCGTCTGCCATACGAAGAAGGAGAACTGCTGGAGTACCTGGATGCTGAGGAGCTGCCTCCTATTCTGGTGGACCTGTTGGAAAAATCCCAG GTGAACATCTTCCACTGTGGCTGTGTAGTCGTGGAGGTGAGAGATTATCGGCAGTCTGGCAACACCAAGATGCCCACCTACCAGAGCAGACACATCCTGCTGCGGCCCACCATGCAG ACTCTGATCTGTGACGTCCACGCCATGACCAGTGATCACCATAAGTGGACACAG GATGACAAGTTACAGCTGGAGAGCCAGTTGATCTTGGCCACAGCTGAACCTCTGTGCCTGGACCCCTCCCTTTCTGTCACGTGCACGGCCAACCGTCTGCTGTACAACAAGCAGAAAATGAACACTCACTCTATGAAACG GTGTTTTAAACGCCACTCCCGAGCTGCCCTCAACCGCCAACAGGAGCTGTCCCACCTGCCCATGCCGCCACAGTTGAGGCTCTATGACTAccttcagaggaggaaggagaggaaacctCCTGCTGTGGACCTGAAGATCTCAAAGATTGGAAAT TGTGTTGACACGTGGAAGCAGAACAACTGCCAACTTACTGTACCAAAGGAAATCGAT GTAGAAAAATATGCTGTGGTGGAGAAatctctgcagctggaggactCTCAGCCCACTACGGTGATCTGGCCCGCAGAG GAAATTGTCGATGACTACACGTTTGAATGTGAGGTGGGGGGCCAGGCCCAGAAGACCAAGGTGTCCATCTTTCAGTCCATGGGAGACCCACTGGTTTATGGGAAGATTTACTGTGCTAAAGAGCAAAAGGCTGAAGAGGAACACACAGACCTTAAGCTCATACACCCCCC CTTCCTCATAGGCTCAAAGATAGATGCAGATCG GTTTCTTACTCAGTATAAAGGAGTGTATGAGAGAGATGTTAAGTGTCAGGTCAAGATGTCCCGTAACTCAGGCAGCGTGGGACAGGggcctccctcccccaccaaAGACGAG GGTGATGGTATTTCTCCACTGGTCCAGACGTCTGTCTTGGGGAAAGGGGTGAAGCACCGGCCCCCACCCATCAAAATGCCTTCAGGCccaggcagcagctcctcag GTAATCTATATAGTTCACAAACCACCAGTGGTCTTCTCAAGTGTCCTACGCCGCCTCCTGCCAAAGGTCAGGCCCTGAACAGGAAGCACTCCCTGGAGCTGGGTCAGGTGGGCCTGCTGTCTCCGGCCTCCCTGTCTCCCATGGGCTCCACCCAGA GATCGGGGACCCCCAAGCCATCCACGCCCACGCCTACGAACACGCCGTGCTCGACCCCACATCCTGCCGACTCCCTCTGTGCCCCCCTGTCGTTGCCCCCCACGCCGTCGGACCCTTCGGTGGTGCAGAGCCAGCCCCAGCCGGCCCTCCTCACACCCTTCGCTCAACAGCAACTGGCCCTGAGCCAGACGTTGCCCGTCATGACGATCCCCCTGCCCACCATGGGTACATCCATCACCACGGGAACCACCTCTTCACAAGTTATGGCGAACGCGACGGGGCTCAATTTCATCAACGTGGTCAGCTCTGTCTG CAGCCCGCAGacgctgatgagcggctccaaCCCCATGCTGGGCCCCAGCCTCAATCTGAGCGGAATCCTTCCTCCTGGGGGGCTGATGCCCACCATGCAGCCAGCAGCACCCACTG GGAATCATTTTGGCCTGAACAGCAGCGCTGGGTTGAGACCCCTGAACCTTCTCCAG ATCCCCACCGGTCCTCTCATCTTTAatcctctgcagcagccgcagctgTCTCAGTTCTCCCCTCAGCAAAGTCAGTCGGCCACTTCCAGCCCCCAACAGCAGGGGGAGCCG AGTGATCAGGGTTCGGAGCAAAGCTTAGGAAACCAGCAGACAGCAGTCATCAACCTGGGGGTGGGGAGCTTCATGTCACCACAGGCAGCAG TGCTGTCCCAGTTGGGCTGTGGGCTGGACGGGTCTGGGCCCCCGCTGCCTTCTCCaaggcttcagcagcagcaccagccacAGATCCAA TTGCAATTCTTGCAGCAccaaatgcagcagcagcaaatggcTATGGGAGCAGCAGCTCCGCCGGGGGGGGCGCCGCCGCAGCATACCGCCAGCCAACCAAGAAgtaagaggaagaggagcatgcCGCAGCCTCTGCCCAAGTCCTGA
- the supt20 gene encoding transcription factor SPT20 homolog isoform X4, translated as MQHVLEYALDRAEYIVESARQRPAKRRLSSGGRKSLHQKLYELYMEECEKEPELKNLRRNVNLLEKLVSQESVSCLVVNLYPGNEGYSLMLRGKNGSDSETIRLPYEEGELLEYLDAEELPPILVDLLEKSQVNIFHCGCVVVEVRDYRQSGNTKMPTYQSRHILLRPTMQTLICDVHAMTSDHHKWTQDDKLQLESQLILATAEPLCLDPSLSVTCTANRLLYNKQKMNTHSMKRCFKRHSRAALNRQQELSHLPMPPQLRLYDYLQRRKERKPPAVDLKISKIGNCVDTWKQNNCQLTVPKEIDVEKYAVVEKSLQLEDSQPTTVIWPAEEIVDDYTFECEVGGQAQKTKVSIFQSMGDPLVYGKIYCAKEQKAEEEHTDLKLIHPPFLIGSKIDADRFLTQYKGVYERDVKCQVKMSRNSGSVGQGPPSPTKDEGDGISPLVQTSVLGKGVKHRPPPIKMPSGPGSSSSGNLYSSQTTSGLLKCPTPPPAKGQALNRKHSLELGQVGLLSPASLSPMGSTQRSGTPKPSTPTPTNTPCSTPHPADSLCAPLSLPPTPSDPSVVQSQPQPALLTPFAQQQLALSQTLPVMTIPLPTMGTSITTGTTSSQVMANATGLNFINVVSSVCSPQTLMSGSNPMLGPSLNLSGILPPGGLMPTMQPAAPTGNHFGLNSSAGLRPLNLLQIPTGPLIFNPLQQPQLSQFSPQQSQSATSSPQQQGEPSDQGSEQSLGNQQTAVINLGVGSFMSPQAAVAILAAPNAAAANGYGSSSSAGGGAAAAYRQPTKK; from the exons ATG CAACACGTTTTGGAATATGCATTGGATCGAGCCGAG TACATCGTTGAAAGTGCTCGACAGCGACCGGCCAAAAGAAGACTCTCctcaggagggaggaagagtctGCATCAGAAGCTCTATGAGCTCTACATGGAAGAGTGTGAGAAGGAGCCGGAAttaaag AATTTGCGGAGAAATGTGAATCTACTGGAAAAGCTGGTGTCTCAGGAGTCGGTTTCGTGTCTGGTCGTCAACCTTTACCCTGGGAACGAGGGCTACTCCTTAATGCTCAGGGGCAAAAATGGATCAG ATTCTGAAACCATCCGTCTGCCATACGAAGAAGGAGAACTGCTGGAGTACCTGGATGCTGAGGAGCTGCCTCCTATTCTGGTGGACCTGTTGGAAAAATCCCAG GTGAACATCTTCCACTGTGGCTGTGTAGTCGTGGAGGTGAGAGATTATCGGCAGTCTGGCAACACCAAGATGCCCACCTACCAGAGCAGACACATCCTGCTGCGGCCCACCATGCAG ACTCTGATCTGTGACGTCCACGCCATGACCAGTGATCACCATAAGTGGACACAG GATGACAAGTTACAGCTGGAGAGCCAGTTGATCTTGGCCACAGCTGAACCTCTGTGCCTGGACCCCTCCCTTTCTGTCACGTGCACGGCCAACCGTCTGCTGTACAACAAGCAGAAAATGAACACTCACTCTATGAAACG GTGTTTTAAACGCCACTCCCGAGCTGCCCTCAACCGCCAACAGGAGCTGTCCCACCTGCCCATGCCGCCACAGTTGAGGCTCTATGACTAccttcagaggaggaaggagaggaaacctCCTGCTGTGGACCTGAAGATCTCAAAGATTGGAAAT TGTGTTGACACGTGGAAGCAGAACAACTGCCAACTTACTGTACCAAAGGAAATCGAT GTAGAAAAATATGCTGTGGTGGAGAAatctctgcagctggaggactCTCAGCCCACTACGGTGATCTGGCCCGCAGAG GAAATTGTCGATGACTACACGTTTGAATGTGAGGTGGGGGGCCAGGCCCAGAAGACCAAGGTGTCCATCTTTCAGTCCATGGGAGACCCACTGGTTTATGGGAAGATTTACTGTGCTAAAGAGCAAAAGGCTGAAGAGGAACACACAGACCTTAAGCTCATACACCCCCC CTTCCTCATAGGCTCAAAGATAGATGCAGATCG GTTTCTTACTCAGTATAAAGGAGTGTATGAGAGAGATGTTAAGTGTCAGGTCAAGATGTCCCGTAACTCAGGCAGCGTGGGACAGGggcctccctcccccaccaaAGACGAG GGTGATGGTATTTCTCCACTGGTCCAGACGTCTGTCTTGGGGAAAGGGGTGAAGCACCGGCCCCCACCCATCAAAATGCCTTCAGGCccaggcagcagctcctcag GTAATCTATATAGTTCACAAACCACCAGTGGTCTTCTCAAGTGTCCTACGCCGCCTCCTGCCAAAGGTCAGGCCCTGAACAGGAAGCACTCCCTGGAGCTGGGTCAGGTGGGCCTGCTGTCTCCGGCCTCCCTGTCTCCCATGGGCTCCACCCAGA GATCGGGGACCCCCAAGCCATCCACGCCCACGCCTACGAACACGCCGTGCTCGACCCCACATCCTGCCGACTCCCTCTGTGCCCCCCTGTCGTTGCCCCCCACGCCGTCGGACCCTTCGGTGGTGCAGAGCCAGCCCCAGCCGGCCCTCCTCACACCCTTCGCTCAACAGCAACTGGCCCTGAGCCAGACGTTGCCCGTCATGACGATCCCCCTGCCCACCATGGGTACATCCATCACCACGGGAACCACCTCTTCACAAGTTATGGCGAACGCGACGGGGCTCAATTTCATCAACGTGGTCAGCTCTGTCTG CAGCCCGCAGacgctgatgagcggctccaaCCCCATGCTGGGCCCCAGCCTCAATCTGAGCGGAATCCTTCCTCCTGGGGGGCTGATGCCCACCATGCAGCCAGCAGCACCCACTG GGAATCATTTTGGCCTGAACAGCAGCGCTGGGTTGAGACCCCTGAACCTTCTCCAG ATCCCCACCGGTCCTCTCATCTTTAatcctctgcagcagccgcagctgTCTCAGTTCTCCCCTCAGCAAAGTCAGTCGGCCACTTCCAGCCCCCAACAGCAGGGGGAGCCG AGTGATCAGGGTTCGGAGCAAAGCTTAGGAAACCAGCAGACAGCAGTCATCAACCTGGGGGTGGGGAGCTTCATGTCACCACAGGCAGCAG TTGCAATTCTTGCAGCAccaaatgcagcagcagcaaatggcTATGGGAGCAGCAGCTCCGCCGGGGGGGGCGCCGCCGCAGCATACCGCCAGCCAACCAAGAAgtaa